Genomic DNA from Streptomyces sp. AM 2-1-1:
TCCTTACCACGCACGCCACGTACCGCTTGGGCACGTGGCGCGTGTGTCATTCGTGCACTTGCTGTTGTCAGGGGATGAACGTGTGCGAGCTCTTCCTCGCGTATTCAGTTGTGAAGTCCGTGGTTACAGCTCTACCCCACCGGCGGCCAGGTCGACCTTGAGCTGTGCCGTCTCCTGGGCGGTGAGTTCCACCAGGGGCAGACGCAGGGGTCCGGCCGGGAGTCCCTGCAGGGTGAGGGCCGCCTTGGTGGTGATGACGCCCTGCGTGCGGAACACGCCGGTGAAGACCGGGAGCAGCTTCTGGTGGATCTCGGTGGCCTTCTGCACGTCGCCGCCGAGGTAGGCGTCGATCAGGGCCCGCAGGTCGGGGGTGACCACGTGGCCGACGACGGAGACGACGCCCACCGCGCCGACCGAGAGGAGCGGCAGGTTGAGCATGTCGTCGCCGGAGTACCAGGCGAGGCCGGAGCGTGCGATGGCCCAGCCGGCGCGGCCGAGGTCGCCCTTGGCGTCCTTGTTGGCCACGATGCGCGGGTGCTCCGCGAGCCGGACGAGCGTCTCGGTCTCGATCGGCACGCCGCTGCGCCCGGGGATGTCGTACAGCATCACGGGGAGGCCGGTGGAGTCGGCGATCGCGGTGAAGTGCCGGTACAGGCCCTCCTGCGGCGGCTTGTTGTAGTACGGGGTGACCGCGAGAAGACCGTGCGCACCGGCGTGCTCGGCGGCGCGGGCCAGTTCGACGCTGTGGCGGGTGTCGTTGGTGCCGATGCCGGCGACGACGTGGGCCCGGTCTCCGACCGCGTCGAGTACGGCTCGTACGAGCTGGTCTTTCTCCGCGTCGCTGGTGGTGGGCGACTCGCCCGTGGTGCCGTTGACGACGAGGCCGTCGTTGCCGGCGTCCACCAGGTGGGTCGCGAGCCGCTGGGCGCCGTCGAGGTCGAGCGCGCCGTCCGCCGTGAACGGCGTGACCATCGCGGTGAGGACCCGCCCGAAGGGGGTCTGCGGAGTGGAGATCGGAGCCATGGGTAACACGCTACTCGTTGCTCGGCCCGGGTTGTCCCCTCGGGGGACTTCGATCGTGGAACCCGGCACTGCCTGCTCGGGGGTTCAAGCAGTGCCGGGTCCGTTTGATCAGCCTAGATGAACTTCACGAAAGGCCGCAATACGGACACCGCCTACGGGGCTACCCGTCCGTTTTTGTTGAAGGCGGCATGAGTCAGGGGCATGAGCCGCGCCCAGTGCTCCTCCATCCGCTCGCCGACCATCTCGATCTCGCGCTGCGGGAAGGACGGGACCGTCGCCAGTTCGTGCTGGGTGCGCAGGCCGAGGAAGTGCATCAGCGAGCGCGCGTTGCAGGTGGCGTACATCGACGAGAAGAGGCCGACGGGCAGGACGGCCCGGGCCACCTCACGGGCGACACCGGCGGCGAGCATCTCCTGGTAGGCGTCGTACGCCTGGCGGTACGAGTCCTCCATGGCGCGACCCGTGAGTTCGGCCTGCTCGGCGGTTCCGTCGACGAACTCGTACTTCCCGGGGCGGCCCTGCTGGACGAGTTTGCGGGATTCGCCGGGTACGTAGAAGACGGGCTGCAGCTCCCGGTAGCGGCCCGATTCCTCGTTGTACGACCAGCCGACCCGGTGCCGCATGAACTCACGGAAGACGAAGATGGGGGCGCTGATGAAAAACGTCATCGAGTTGTGCTCGAAAGGGCTGCCGTGGCGGTCACGCATCAGATAATTGATGAGACCCTTGGAACGCTCCGGATCCTTGGTGACCTCCTCCAACGACTGCTCCCCCGCCGTCGAGACGCGGGCGGCGAAGAGGACATCGGCATCGCCCGCGGCGTGTTTCACCAGCTCCACGGTGACGTCGCTGCGGAAACTCGGCTTCGCGGGTTCGGGGATGTCGCTCACCGGCGGGGTCCTTCCAGTTGCTTCGCTCGGGCGGCGTCCACTCTACGGGGCCGCGTACCGGGCTCGGTCCGGGGAAAACTCCGAAAGGTGCGGCCGAGTGGGCACCGATCCGGTGTTCCGCGCGTCTGACACTTCAGCAGCACCTTCACCCCAGCTCCAAGGAGATCTTCCTCATGTTCCGCCGGCGTGAATCCGTACCGTTCTCGTTCGTTGCCGAGGCCGAGCGATTCCGCAGCAATGTCACTCCGCCGCCCCGGGAACGCGCCAGCGTCTCCGAGTTGGCGGCCCGCTCCCTCGTGGGACTCACCGTGGTCGCCGGTCTGGTGGGTTCGCTCCTCTTCGGCCTGCCCGCCCTCGACCCCGGTCAGGCGCCCGCGCACCACCAGAAGTCCGAGGCGTCCCAGGGGCGCTGACTCGTACGGCCCCCTGGGGTGGTCGGACCGGGGACCCGTCGGTAGCCTCACCGGGCACAGCAATAACGAGCGTGCTTGTGAGTGAGGATCAGTCGTGCCCCTGCCCTTCCTGACGGCCGACCGCGCGTTCGACGCGGGCGCGGAGGACGTCGCGCTGCCGTTCGACGACCACGACAGCTGGAGACGGCCCTACCGTCCCGGGCCCTGGCGGGTCTCGGCGGCGGCGGGGCTGCTGCTGCTGGCGTCGTTCGTCCTGTTCGCAGCGGTGATCATCGGTGTGGCCGGTGAGCCTTCGGGCGCACTGCTCTGCATGACGCTCGCCGCGGTGGTGATCGCCGGCGCGCTGCGGTTGCTCCGCGTCGGCGCGTGGGTGAGCCGGCACGGTGTGCGCCGGGTCGGTTTCTTCCGCACCACCACGGTGGCGTGGAGCCGGACCGGAGCGGTGCGTACGGTTCAGCAGCCCGTGAAGTGGCTCGGTCTGCCCCGGACCGTGCAGGGTCAGGCCCTGGTCGTGGCCCGTCGGAGCGGTGGCTCGCTGCCGCCCCTGATGACGGACCGCAACGCGGACTTCCTGGCCCGGCCCGAGGCGTTCGACCGGGCCACCGACACCATCGAGGCCTGGGCGGACGAGTACCGGCGCTGACGCGCCGCTCCCCGTCCCACCAGGTCTTCCGCTTTCCCGTGGTACCCCCGGTGAGTCCGGGGCCGACAAGCCGGTACGGCGCCGATCAGGCGCGTACCGGCTTGTTCGCGTGCAGGGCGATGGCGCGCTGCATCGCCTTGCGGGCCCTGGGCGTGTCACGGGCGTCCTGGTAGGCGACGGCCAGCCGGAACCAGCAGCGCCAGTCGTCCGGCGCGTCCTCGGTCTCCTCCCGGCGGCGGGCGAAGACGGCGTCGGCGGAGTCGCGGTCGACCCGGCCGGACGGGGTCCGGACGAGTTCGTCGACCGGGAGCCCGCCCTCGGCGTCCAGCTCCGCCGCGAGCGCGTTGGCCCGCCGGACGAACTGGGTGTTCTTCCAGAGGAACCAGACGCCGATCACCGGCAGGATCAGCACCGCCACCCCGAAGGCGACGGTGATCAGGGTGCCGTGCCGGATGAGGAGGAGACCCCGGCTGCCGGCCAGGACGAAGTAGAAGACCAGGACGGCGGCGGTGACGAAGTACGAGATCTTTGCGCGCATGGCGGGACCGTCAGTTCAGATCGAGGAAGTGTTCCAGCCCGAACGTCAGGCCGGGGGTGGTGACCACGCGGCGGACCCCCAGCAGGATGCCGGGCATGAAGCTGCTGTGGTGCAGGGAGTCGTGGCGCAGGGTGAAGGTCTCCCCCTCGCCACCGAGCAGCACCTCCTGGTGCGCGAGGAGCCCGCGCAGCCGCACGGAGTGCACCGGTACGCCGTCGACGTCGGCGCCCCGGGCGCCCTGGAGGCCGGTCGCTGTGGCGTCCGGCTGGGGGGCGAGTCCTGCCTCGGCGCGGGCGGCGGCGATGAGCTGAGCCGTCCGGGTCGCGGTCCCGGAGGGGGCGTCGGCCTTGTTCGGGTGGTGGAGCTCGATGACCTCGACCGACTCGAACCAGACCGCCGCCGCCTGAGCGAACTTCATGGTGAGGACGGCTCCGATGGAGAAGTTCGGCGCGATGAGCACGCCGGTCCCCGGGGACGCGTCCAGCCGGCCGGTGAGCCGGGTGAGGCGCTCCTCGGTCCAGCCGGTGGTGCCGACGACGGCGTGGACACCGTTGCCTACGCAGAACTCCAGGTTCTCCATCACCGCGTCGGGGTGGGTGAGTTCCACCGCGACCTCCGCGCCGGCGTCGGTGAGGGCGTCCAGCGAGTCGCCCCGGCCGAGAGCCGCCACCAGCTCCATGTCCTCGGCGGCCTCCACGGCCCGTACCGCTTCCGATCCGATGCGGCCCTTGGCGCCGATGACGGCCACGCGCAGCTTGCTCATGTGCTCTGCTTTCCTGATCGAAGGGAGGGTACGGGCCGGCGGAGCCCACCCGGCGCGGTCTTAGGACACCGCTGTGTGGAGACGGTCCGCCTGCTTGTCCTTGAGCGGGCCGATGACCGCGAGCGAGGGGCGCTGACCGAGGAGGTCGGCGGCGACCGCGCGCACGTCGTCGGGGGTGACCGCCGCGATCTCCGCCAGCATCGCGTCGACCGACATCTGTTCGCCCCAGCAGAGCTCGCTCTTGCCGATGCGGTTCATCAGCGCGCCGGTGTCCTCCAGGCCGAGGACGGTCGAGCCGGAGAGCTGCCCGATGGCGCGGACGATCTCGTCGTCGGGCAGGCCGTCGGCCGCGACCTTGTCGAGCTCGTCGCGGCAGATCTTCAGGACGTCGTGGACCTGGCTCGGGCGGCAGCCCGCGTACACGCCGAAGAGGCCGCAGTCGGCGAAGCCCGAGGTGTACGCGTACACGCTGTAGGCCAGACCGCGCTTCTCGCGGACCTCCTGGAAGAGGCGCGAACTCATGCCGCCGCCCAGAGCGGTGTTGAGGACGCCCAGCGCCCAGCGGCGCTCGTCGGTGCGGGGAAGGCCGGGCATGCCGAGGACGACGTGCGCCTGCTCGGTCTTGCGGCCGAGGACCTCGACCTTGCCGGCGGTGCGCAGGGTGCGGGAGCCCGCGCGGGGGCCCACCGGCACCGCCTCGGTGCGCGAGAGCGCGCCGGCCCGGTCGAAGGCCCTGCGCACCTGGCGTACGACCGTGGCGTGGTCGACGTTGCCCGCGGCCGCGACGACCAGGTTGGTGGGGTCGTAGTGCTTCTTGTAGAAGCGGGCGACCTGCCCCCGGTCCAGCGCGTTGATCGTGTCGACGGTGCCGAGGACCGGGCGGCCGAGGGGGGTGTCGCCGAACATGGTGTGCGCGAACAGGTCGTGCACGCAGTCGCCCGGGTCGTCCTCGGTCATCGCGATCTCTTCGAGGATGACGCCGCGCTCGGCGTCCACGTCCTCGGCCCTGATCAGCGAGCCGGTCAGCATGTCGCAGACCACGTCGACGGCGAGCGGCAGGTCGGTGTCGAGGACCCGCGCGTAGTAGCAGGTGTACTCCTTCGCCGTGAAGGCGTTCATCTCGCCGCCGACCGCGTCGATCGCGGACGAGATGTCCAGGGCGCTGCGCCGGCCGGTGCCCTTGAAGAGGAGGTGTTCGAGGTAGTGGGTCGCGCCGTTCAGGGTGGGGGTCTCGTCGCGCGAACCGACGTTGACCCAGATCCCGAAGGTGGCGGAGCGTACGGAGGGCAGGGTCTCGGTGACGACACGGAGACCGCCGGGGAGCACCGTACGGCGGACCGTACCGATGCCGTTGGCGCCCTTGAGAAGCGTTTGGGTACGGGCGACGGCCCGCGCCTTCGAAGAGGCGCGGGCCGTCGTCACGGAACTACGGGACGTCACTTGGAGGCGTCGTCCTTCTCGTCGTTTTCACCCTCGACGACGGGGATGAGGGAGAGCTTGC
This window encodes:
- the dapA gene encoding 4-hydroxy-tetrahydrodipicolinate synthase, which gives rise to MAPISTPQTPFGRVLTAMVTPFTADGALDLDGAQRLATHLVDAGNDGLVVNGTTGESPTTSDAEKDQLVRAVLDAVGDRAHVVAGIGTNDTRHSVELARAAEHAGAHGLLAVTPYYNKPPQEGLYRHFTAIADSTGLPVMLYDIPGRSGVPIETETLVRLAEHPRIVANKDAKGDLGRAGWAIARSGLAWYSGDDMLNLPLLSVGAVGVVSVVGHVVTPDLRALIDAYLGGDVQKATEIHQKLLPVFTGVFRTQGVITTKAALTLQGLPAGPLRLPLVELTAQETAQLKVDLAAGGVEL
- the thyX gene encoding FAD-dependent thymidylate synthase yields the protein MSDIPEPAKPSFRSDVTVELVKHAAGDADVLFAARVSTAGEQSLEEVTKDPERSKGLINYLMRDRHGSPFEHNSMTFFISAPIFVFREFMRHRVGWSYNEESGRYRELQPVFYVPGESRKLVQQGRPGKYEFVDGTAEQAELTGRAMEDSYRQAYDAYQEMLAAGVAREVARAVLPVGLFSSMYATCNARSLMHFLGLRTQHELATVPSFPQREIEMVGERMEEHWARLMPLTHAAFNKNGRVAP
- the dapB gene encoding 4-hydroxy-tetrahydrodipicolinate reductase, translating into MSKLRVAVIGAKGRIGSEAVRAVEAAEDMELVAALGRGDSLDALTDAGAEVAVELTHPDAVMENLEFCVGNGVHAVVGTTGWTEERLTRLTGRLDASPGTGVLIAPNFSIGAVLTMKFAQAAAVWFESVEVIELHHPNKADAPSGTATRTAQLIAAARAEAGLAPQPDATATGLQGARGADVDGVPVHSVRLRGLLAHQEVLLGGEGETFTLRHDSLHHSSFMPGILLGVRRVVTTPGLTFGLEHFLDLN
- a CDS encoding pitrilysin family protein, which gives rise to MTSRSSVTTARASSKARAVARTQTLLKGANGIGTVRRTVLPGGLRVVTETLPSVRSATFGIWVNVGSRDETPTLNGATHYLEHLLFKGTGRRSALDISSAIDAVGGEMNAFTAKEYTCYYARVLDTDLPLAVDVVCDMLTGSLIRAEDVDAERGVILEEIAMTEDDPGDCVHDLFAHTMFGDTPLGRPVLGTVDTINALDRGQVARFYKKHYDPTNLVVAAAGNVDHATVVRQVRRAFDRAGALSRTEAVPVGPRAGSRTLRTAGKVEVLGRKTEQAHVVLGMPGLPRTDERRWALGVLNTALGGGMSSRLFQEVREKRGLAYSVYAYTSGFADCGLFGVYAGCRPSQVHDVLKICRDELDKVAADGLPDDEIVRAIGQLSGSTVLGLEDTGALMNRIGKSELCWGEQMSVDAMLAEIAAVTPDDVRAVAADLLGQRPSLAVIGPLKDKQADRLHTAVS